Part of the Longimicrobium sp. genome is shown below.
TCCGCACCGCCAAGGACTCGCTGGTGTGGATGCTGATGATGAAGGAGGAGCTGGGCACGGAGTGGCTGAAGCCGTCGCTCTTCCGCTTCGGCGCCAGCTCGCTGCTGGGCGACATCGAGCGCCAGCTGGAGCACCACCTCACCGGCCGCTACTCCGCCGCTCACCGGCACCCGATGGCGTAGGCGCGGTCGCGGACGACAAAGGATTGAAGCCCTCCCGGCATGCGCACCGGGAGGGCTTCGTGCGTATACCGGTGCTTGTCTCCGTCCGCGTGCAAGTGAAAGTAAATAAAGGGGAGAGCACGGGTGTCGGCTGCAGTGTGTTACGCTCCTTTCTCCTTGGAGATGCTGCGCCTGGATGAATTAAGTGAATAAAGGGATTCGCCGGTAGAATTAACTGGACAAACGTGCAGCCTGCTCACCGTCCGATCAGTTTCCAACGAGCGCCGGCCGACGGTGGCATCGGCGCCCATTGCTCGGCTGCGGGCGGCGAAGGTACGTTCCGCTCGACGCCGCGAAACCTTTCGCCGCGCGATCTCGTTCAACACCGCCATGACCGACCCAACACCCAGGCCCGTGCCGCTGGAGCAGACGCGGCAGCGCATCGTGGACCAGCTCTGCAACCACTACGCGGCCGAGAACCTGACCGACGAGGGGCTGGAGGAGCGGCTGACGAAGGCCTATGCCGCCACCACGCTCGTCGCGCTGCAGGAGCTGGTCGCCGACCTGCCGGTGGAGACGCCGGGGGGCGGCGCGTCCGCGTCCACCGCCGTGGCGGCGGCGGCGCCCGGCGCGGTGGCCGACAAGCAGGTGATCCTGGCGGTGATGGGCGGCGCGGAGCGGAAGGGCGTGTGGACGCCGCCGCGGCACCTGCACGTGATCACGGTGATGGGCGGCGCCGAGCTGGACTTCCGCGAGGCGCGCTTCGGGCCGGGGGTGACGGAGATCACCTGCTTCGCCATGATGGGCGGCGTGCAGCTGATCGTGCCGCCGGGGGTGCACGTGGAGACCAACGGGATGGCGCTGATGGGCGGGTTCAGCCACCGCGGCAGCGTGGACCCGCCCGCCGACCCGAACGCGCCCGTGCTGCGCATCGGCGGGATCGCGATCATGGGCGGCGTGGACCTGGAGTACCGCCTGGCCGGCGAGGGCTCCGGCGACGCGCGCCGCCGCGAGCGCCTGGCGCGGAAGGAAGCACGGCGCCTCGCCCGCGGGCAGTAATATCGACGCGCGAATCGTCGTCCCCCAACTGCATGAGACCAATCTTCTCCGAGAGTTGAAGCAACGACGAACGCCGCCTCTCCGCTGATGGAGAGGCGGCGTTCGCGTGTTCTATCCCGGCGAGGCTACGCCTTCAGGCGCCGGTGCTTGATGTCGGACTGGCCGGAGGCCACGCCCGCGCCCACGCCCAGCCCGAAGAGCAGGGCCGTTGGTGCGCCGAAGAAGGGGAGGAGCGCCACCGCCACGCCGCCCACCACCGCCGCGCCGACCCCGGCCAGCACGGGCGCCGCGCCGCTCTGCGCGGCATCGACGAACGCCAGCTTCTTGCGCGTGAAGAGGCGCGCCTGGATGTATCCGAACGCCGCCGCGGCCACGGACGCGCCGACAATGATGAGTCCAAACATGGGTCGCTCCTGTTGGGTATCGCCGTTGGTTCCGTCGGATGGTGATACGGCCGGACGGGCGAGCAGGTTTCAATTCAGCCGATCGTGCCGCGGCCGCCGGTCCTCACAGCCTGACGACCAGGGGGAAAACCACGAAGGCCATCGGGCCAAAGCAGAACGTGAACAGCAACAGCGCCACTATGGTGACCCCCATCGTCTTTCGCGCACTCGTGCCGAGGTGCGCCTTCAGCAGTTGAAGGTAGCGCGCAAAGGCCACCACCACGAGCAGGCCGATGGGAACATGTACCGCCAGGAGGCATGCCGACAGCCACCACGCGGACCGGGCGTTCCAGAGCACGCCCGCAAGGAGCGTGTACGAGAACAGCAGCGAGTGAAGCAAGAGGTAGGTGCCGAACAGGTACGCCGTGATGGAGAGCAGGGTAGACCGATCGTGGCGCAGCCGGAAAAGGCGGCACGCCGTGGCGAAGGCCAGCGAGAACATCACCGCCAGCAGCGCCATGGGCGTGAGCAGCAACACGATCTCCCCCGCCTTCAGAGCCACCACGCGCTTCCATACGAACGTGAGCGCCTCCACGAAGGGGTGGAACAGCGGACTCTTCAGCAAAAGCTGCGAGCCCGCGCCCGACGTGGCCGCCGCATATCCGTAGATGCTGCAGATCGCTGCGCTCACCACCAGGTAGCTGAGGGGCGCCGTATAGTCATCGGCCAGGGGTGGCGGAGGCGCCCCGACTTGCGTTCCTACCACTGCCGCGCGAAAGCGTCGGGGCCGGAAGAGGAAGTCGCAGGGCGTCCGCAACATCCGCCCGAAGAAGTTCACCACGTCGGTCAAGCCCTGCTCGACCTTACGGTCGGCGCCCTTCCGCTCCTCAGCGGGGGCGGACGAAGATGAGCGGGCTCGCCCGGTGTGGCTGCTCATGCGGCCGCATCCGCCGCGCCGGCGACGTGGCGGACGGCACAGAGCGGCACCGGCCGGCATCTCGACCACACCGCGCCGGGGCCCCGGACGATTTCGTGTTGGCGGCGGTGCGAGAGAGGGGCCGACCTGGCGGGTGAAGCAAGCGTGGGCATGGTACAGCGCCGTGGGCGGGTGAGGAGGTATCTGGCGGGCCGGCCGGGGCGGCGGGCCGCCCCGGCCGTGACCTACGCGCTCAGAACATGTCGCTCGAGCCGAAGGTGAACCCCCCGCCGCCCTTGCCCTTGGCCGGGCGCTCGGGCTTGGCGCGCGAGTAGGTGCCGGTGTCGGCGCGGCTGATCTTGCGGTGCGCGGCAAGGCCCTCCAGCAGCAGCTCGGCGGCGGCCACCGACTGGCCCATGTCGTCGGGCTGGAACATGTCGGCGTCGCGGAGCGCCTCCACCAGGCCGGGCACGCCCTGCAGCCCCGCCAGGCACGCCTCGGCCGACGCGCCGTCGCTGATCTGCAGCACGCCGCCGCGGTCGAAGTGCTCGATCACGGAGTCGAGCATGTCCACGTCCCACACGCGGTCGAAGATGTCGCGCGCGGCGGCGGCGATCAGGTCGCGGGCGATGGTGTCGGCGCCCTGCAGCTCGCCCTCGTACTCCAGCTCCATCTTCCCGGTGATGGACGGGAGCGCCGAGTACACGTCGGCCACGCGCGGGACGATGCGGGGCTCGCTGGCGGAGAGCGCGCGGCGCTCGGCGTTGGAGACGGCCGTTTCCATCACCGAGATGGGCATGCGCTGGCTGACGCCGCTGCGGCGGTCCACGCGCTTGTCGTCGCGCGCCAGGAACGCCACCCGTTCGATCAGCTCGGCGATGAACGGCGGCACCGCCACCGGCACCCCGTCGCGCACCGTCCACGCCTCCTGCGCGGTGATCTCCATCCCCTCCTCGGGGGTCTTCGGATAGTGCGTCTGGATCTCGGCGCCGATGCGGTCCTTCAGCGGCGTGATGATCTTGCCGCGCGCGGTGTAGTCCTCGGGGTTCGCGCTGAACACCATCATCACGTCCAGCGGCAGGCGCACGGGGAAGCCCTTGATCTGGACGTCGCCCTCCTGCAGCACGTTGAACAGGCCGACCTGCACCTTGCCCGAGAGGTCGGGAAGCTCGTTGATGGCGAAGATGCCGCGGTTGGCGCGGGGCATCAGCCCGAAGTTGATGGTCAGCTCGTCGGACAGCAGGTGCCCGCCCCGCGCGGCGCGGATGGGGTCCATGTCGCCGATCAGGTCGGCCACGGTCACGTCGGGGGTGGCCAGCTTCTCCACGTAGCGCCGGTCGCGGGGGACCCACTCCACCGGCGTGTCGTCGCCGTGCTCCATCACCTGCAGCTTGCCGAAGCGCGAGATGGGGGCGAACGGATCGTCGTTCACCTCGCTGCCGGCCAGCACGGGGATCTCGTCGTCCAGCAGCTCCACCAGCTGGCGCAGGATGCGGCTCTTGGCCTGCCCGCGCAGCCCCAGGAGGATGAAGTTCTGCCGCGCCAGCACGGCGTTCACGATCGCCGGCACCACCGTGTCCTCGTAGCCCACGATGCCGGGAAAGAGCGGCTGCCCGGCGCGCAGGCGGCAGATCAGGTTCTCGCGCAGCTCCTGCTTCACGCTGCGGGTCCGGTAGCCGGACTCGCGGAGGGCGCCGAGGGTGGCGGGGCGGTGCGTCATCGAGAAGTCCTTCTGGGTTGGAGGGGACACCGACAACGCTACCCGGGCCCGCCGGAGGCGTCAAGCGGGGGCCGAAACATCGGGAGGGAGATGTAGATGGACCGCGAGCAAGGCCGCCTCGGTGCGCCGGGGAAACCTCGCTCGCGCCATGTATCGACTCCCGAAACGATGCCGTCTCAAGCTCCTTCGGAAGCCGCAGCCTGCCCCAAGCCGAACAGCCTCGCGCAGTTTGCGACGCTTCCCGTAGTCGTTGCTGCGGCTTCAGCCGCCGGTGCGGAGCCGGCTGCGTCTATCCGTCCGACTCCGGGACGACGATGGCCACGCCCTCGGGGTGCGGCTCCATGCGCGGGGTGATGGAGGGGACCGGCGCGTGCTCCAGCGCGGCGCGCAGCCCGTCCCACGTGGGGTGCTCGGCCAGGCGCTGGAGGG
Proteins encoded:
- a CDS encoding DUF1707 SHOCT-like domain-containing protein, with the protein product MTDPTPRPVPLEQTRQRIVDQLCNHYAAENLTDEGLEERLTKAYAATTLVALQELVADLPVETPGGGASASTAVAAAAPGAVADKQVILAVMGGAERKGVWTPPRHLHVITVMGGAELDFREARFGPGVTEITCFAMMGGVQLIVPPGVHVETNGMALMGGFSHRGSVDPPADPNAPVLRIGGIAIMGGVDLEYRLAGEGSGDARRRERLARKEARRLARGQ
- a CDS encoding sigma 54-interacting transcriptional regulator translates to MTHRPATLGALRESGYRTRSVKQELRENLICRLRAGQPLFPGIVGYEDTVVPAIVNAVLARQNFILLGLRGQAKSRILRQLVELLDDEIPVLAGSEVNDDPFAPISRFGKLQVMEHGDDTPVEWVPRDRRYVEKLATPDVTVADLIGDMDPIRAARGGHLLSDELTINFGLMPRANRGIFAINELPDLSGKVQVGLFNVLQEGDVQIKGFPVRLPLDVMMVFSANPEDYTARGKIITPLKDRIGAEIQTHYPKTPEEGMEITAQEAWTVRDGVPVAVPPFIAELIERVAFLARDDKRVDRRSGVSQRMPISVMETAVSNAERRALSASEPRIVPRVADVYSALPSITGKMELEYEGELQGADTIARDLIAAAARDIFDRVWDVDMLDSVIEHFDRGGVLQISDGASAEACLAGLQGVPGLVEALRDADMFQPDDMGQSVAAAELLLEGLAAHRKISRADTGTYSRAKPERPAKGKGGGGFTFGSSDMF